The Budorcas taxicolor isolate Tak-1 chromosome 2, Takin1.1, whole genome shotgun sequence genome window below encodes:
- the RETREG2 gene encoding reticulophagy regulator 2: protein MASGGGGGNTGTGGGPGLGLTLGLGLGMGEATGEAEEEAATAEAVGRLATTLWLRLRGWEAVLAAAQRLLVWEKPLHSLVTAAALNGLFWLLSSSSLRPFFLLSISLLAYFLLDLWQPRFLPDISASSPEEPHSDSEGAGSGARPHLLSVPELCRYLAESWLTFQIHLQELLQYKRQNPAQFCARVCSGCAVLAVLGHYVPGVMISYIVLLSILLWPLVVYHELIQRMYTRLEPLLMQLDYSMKAEADALHHKHDKRKRQGKNAPPGGDEPLAETESESEAELAGFSPVVDVKKTALALAITDSELSDEEASILESGGFSVSRATTPQLTDVSEDLDQQSLPSEPEEALSRELGEGEETDLAPPEDLLGSPQALSRQDLDLEEEDVASKEALLQLSSPLHFVNTHFNGAGSPTDGVMLSPGGPAETLSLEAVSGDLTTPPSTLSPLLGLAESDPVPSPSVLPSLPQDSPQPLPAPEEEEALTTEDFELLDQGELEQLNAEMGLGPETCPEPPDAPPLGPDTPSLVQSDQEDQAVAEP from the exons ATGGCGAGTGGCGGTGGCGGTGGCAACACCGGCACTGGTGGGGGCCCGGGGCTGGGCCTGACCCTGGGCCTGGGCCTCGGCATGGGTGAGGCCACCGGCGAGGCGGAGGAGGAGGCGGCCACGGCCGAGGCGGTGGGACGCCTCGCCACGACGCTGTGGCTGCGGCTCCGCGGCTGGGAGGCGGTGTTGGCCGCAGCGCAGCGGCTGCTGGTGTGGGAGAAGCCGCTGCACAGCCTAGTCACGGCGGCCGCGCTCAACGGCCTCTTCTG GTTGCTGTCTTCGTCCTCCCTACGGCCCTTCTTCCTACTCAGCATCTCACTTTTGGCCTATTTTCTGCTGGATTTGTGGCAGCCTCGCTTCCTCCCTGACATCTCTG CATCATCCCCGGAGGAGCCACACTCTGACAG TGAGGGTGCGGGGTCAGGAGCCCGGCCGCACCTGCTGAGTGTGCCCGAGTTGTGCAGATACCTGGCTGAGAGCTGGCTCACCTTCCAGATTCATCTGCAGGAGCTGCTGCAGTACAAGAGGCAGAATCCAGCTCAG TTCTGCGCGCGTGTCTGctctggctgtgctgtgctggcTGTGCTGGGACACTATGTGCCAGGGGTTATGATTTCCTACATTGTCT TGCTGAGTATCCTGCTATGGCCCCTGGTGGTGTATCATGAACTGATCCAGAGGATGTACACGCGCCTGGAGCCCCTCCTTATGCAGCTGGACTACAGCATGAAGGCAGAAGCTGATGCCCTGCATCACAAACACGACAAGAGGA AGCGGCAGGGGAAGAATGCACCACCTGGAGGTGATGAGCCACTGGCGGAGACAGAGAGTGAAAGCGAGGCAGAACTGGCTGGCTTCTCCCCGGTG GTGGATGTGAAGAAAACAGCACTGGCTTTGGCCATTACAGACTCAGAGCTGTCAGATGAGGAGGCTTCTATTTTGGAAAGCGGTGGCTTCTCTGTCTCCCGGGCAACCACTCCACAACTAACTGACGTTTCGGAGG ATTTGGACCAGCAGAGCCTGCCAAGTGAACCAGAGGAGGCCCTGAGTCGGGAgctaggggagggagaggagacagaCCTGGCCCCTCCCGAAGACCTGCTGGGCTCTCCTCAGGCCCTCTCACGACAAGACCTGGACTTGGAGGAAGAAGATGTGGCATCCAAGGAAGCCTTGCTTCAGCTCTCATCCCCCCTTCACTTTGTGAACACGCACTTCAATGGGGCAGGGTCTCCCACAGATGGAGTGATGCTCTCCCCTGGAGGACCAGCGGAGACACTGAGCCTGGAGGCAGTGAGTGGTGACCTCACCACTCCTCCCAGCACTCTGTCGCCCCTACTTGGCCTTGCGGAAAGTGACCCAGTCCCTTCCCCCTCCGTACTCCCATCTCTGCCCCAGGActcaccccagcccctgcctgccccTGAGGAAGAAGAGGCACTCACCACTGAGGACTTCGAGTTGCTGGATCAGGGGGAGCTGGAGCAGCTAAATGCAGAGATGGGGTTGGGTCCAGAGACATGCCCAGAGCCCCCTGATGCTCCACCCCTAGGGCCCGACACCCCGTCTCTGGTACAGTCAGACCAGGAGGATCAGGCCGTGGCAGAGCCATAA